Part of the Triticum urartu cultivar G1812 chromosome 2, Tu2.1, whole genome shotgun sequence genome, AAAACAGAATCAATGATGGCATGGCATGCTTGATGTGATGTAACTAATCTTTGCGCCATAATCTTTGCCATTTTAGAAATGCACTAATTAAATTTCTAAAATGAAGCTATAGATATACAGTGTCCTGTTCTGACAGTAGCTAGGTACTGTAGATATGATAGCTGAACCTTCTGATGTAATGCTGGTACAATGGCACGCCGTCGAACACGCCAGACCTCCCCATCAGCCGGGATCAGGCCGGTGCCCATCACAAACTCCAGTATCTCCGCAAGGATACCCTGCACCCACCATGATCAAACAAGTACTGAATCAAACAGGCATCCTGCTGATTTCTGAAGCCTTCTGAAACATTTCTCTACTGTTCGGAAATGACTAGAACCAAACCTTGGAATAAGCCTTGGAGTTGTCCCTCAGGATATGCTTAGCTACATCCGGATCAGAGACGATAAGGAAAGACTGGAGGAAGCAGATGAAAAAGAAGGCGCAGAGCATTAGCAACATGGCAGCTTTCAGAAGACTGAAATTTTGGGGGCAATTGGGTTAATGGCGAGCTCACCTTGGGCCCGAAGTTGAGGCGGAAGACGCCGCCGTAGGTGAGGAAGAGGTCGTAGAGCGGCAGGAAGAAGGCCTCCCCGGCGACGGACACCAGCGACCCGACCGCCTGCGGCAGCTCCGGCCCCCTGCGCTCGCCGCCCGCTACCTTGGTGAGCAGCCCGACCGCGAGCTTCCCCGGCGGGCCGAGCTTGGCCAGCCTCGCCGCGACGGGCGCGAGCCATCTGAACAGAAGAATTCAAGCACCGCGCATGATCCAATCAGCACCGGAGCTGCACGAGGGGAAAGAAATGCGGAGAGAGGATAAGGGATTGGCCGGGGAAGTGACTGACCCGGGCCCCTGGGCGGTGAACGAGGTGGTCGAGGTCCACGAGGGCGTAGCGCACGGCGTACTCGAAGGCGTGCCCCGCCGGCCGCCGGCGCGAGTGCCGGACGCGGCCCTCGTACAGCCGCACGGTGCCGGCGCTATCAGGGGCAGCAAAAGCAGCTGAAAATCAGCTCCGTGAAGGCGAAACTCTTGACGTTGGCCGACTGGAGGATCTCGCCCTCGCTCCGTGGCGTCGACGGCACCGTCGTCGTCGACGGCGAGGACGACACCTGGCTGCTCGTTGGCCTTTAGGTTGTTGTTTGTGGTCCGGATCCGGCGCCTCCGGGCTCTTCGACGGCAGTTCCGGCGCAGCCGGAGCAGAGCGCGGCGGTAGCTGGGGAAATCGAAGATCTTTTTGAGGAAGGGGGGAGCTTGGGGAGGCAGGCAGGCGGCAGCTGCGGCAGCGGAGCAGGAGGAAGTTGCGGCGGGAGAGCGGGGGAGCAGGGGGGCTGCGGTGGCGGGGAGTAGGGCAGCTGCGGCGGCGGGGAGCAGGGAAGCTGCGGCGGCGGAGAGCAGCGCAGCTGCTGCTTCTGTCGGAGGAGGATGACGAGGAGCGCGGGTTTGGTCGGGAGAAGCTAGAGGTTTTTTTTTGTAAAAATGCCGTCGCGACATGtttttccggacggagggagtagatgttagtacaaagttgagtctcCGAGCCACCTTTTTATTCGCTTAACGGAGGGAGTATCTGCGAGCCACCTTTTTATTCGCTTAACCGGCGCTCTCGAGTTCAGGTAGGAGCAATCGTGGGCCTGGCAACGCGACCGATTTGGGACAGCAGTCGGTCGACCGACCGTGTAGTATCTTTACCTCTTTTTTCGGCTCCCTCTTTCCCCTTTCCCTGCCCTCCCTGCTCTCGCTCCTTGTATTCCTCCCAACGCGACGCGGCGGATCTACCTACAGCTGCCGCCGTCGCCGTGCCGATTCTACCTTAGCCTCAATCCAACCTCTCGGGGGCGCGCACCGCCGCCGGCGAAACaatcgccgccgccatcgccgttCCCCTTTCTTCCTCGGCCGCCGGCCGCCGGGACATCCAGCTGCCCCGTCCAGTGTTTGGCCATTGGGTCTCCTTCCATACTTCCTTCCTCTGAGCCTGAGGTACGCGCAGCTAGGTCGTTTCTTCTCATGCACCACAGCTTCAATACTCTTTGTTGTTGGACTTAAATCTATCGATCAATCCCGCTAGGTCGGACATACATCTAGATCCGCCGCCCCTGTATTTGTATTACCATGGAGACTGTACATGAATCATGGCGGTGGCACGACGGCTACTGCTTGCACGGTTCCATCTCGGAGTAACAGGACCTAATCGCCTCCGGGTTCCAATTCGTGTTCTAGTCGGACCTCCTCCGCCCTCCCTTCCAGTAAAGACGGCAGCTTTGCCTCATGACATCCACGGTTCAGAGCTTATTATTATCGTCCATGGAGCAGAATAATGTGCGTAAGCTCTTGCTAGCTTCTCTTCTTTTGGGGTTTCAATTCAAATCAAATACGTATTCACGTATGATCTTGTTTTGTCGCAGAAGCCACAAGACGAAGATAGGCTGGGTGCCCTGACTGACGACATCCTGCTCTCCATCTTGGGGAGTGTGGACCTTGCGACGGCCGCAAGGACCAGCGCTCTGTCGACGCGCTGGAGGAGCCTGCCATGGCTGCTCCCCGACCTTAACCTCCATGTTAGGGATTTCCTGCCCGCCCCATGCCCAGATTACCCTGTTGCTGCTGGGCAGCAGATATATTTTTATTCTCAAATACCAGCGCAACACATAGATGAAGCAATGGCATCACTGACAAGAGCTGCTAGGAGTTTCTTGCGCATCAAAGGCAGCAGCAGAGTCTCCAGAACGTCCCTTGAGATCTACCTGATTGGCAATTACTCGCATGATATTGGCCCGCTGGTCCGTGACGCCATTGACAACGGCATGATAAAAGAACTGGACCTCACCATTGCGGACGACAAGGATTACGATTGCAAAGGTGGAGACATGCTACGGAAAGCACGGGACGTGGACGGGTTCTTCAGCGCCTATCCTAATATACTTCCTTGCCTCACAAGGCTCCAGCTTTACAACCTGCGCTTTGCTGAGGGGGATATACATAACGTCTTATTTGATTGCTGCAAGCAGCTGCAGCACCTTAGTCTGGAACACTGTGATGTCGGCGACTGCTCGGTGTGGCAGGTAGACGCGCCGAATTCGGTTCTCAGGGTTCTTGAAGTCCGCTATTCCTACTTGAAGAGGCTTGAGGTGCTCTGCCTTCCCAAACTAGAGCTGCTCAGTTGGGAGGCGTGGATGCACTGTGAGCCCCCCTTGCATTTTGGTTATGTCCCGTCCCTTAAGGAGTTATTCCTTGTGTGTGGTGCAGACCTTGAGCACTCGGGGTTTAGTTTAAGCCAGCTTTTAGATGGTGCCACCGAAATTCATACCCTGACCTTAAATTTCCAAGGAGAAAAGGTAATTTCGTACCATTTCAGTATAGATTGTGCGACGTGCTTCTAATTTCATCACTGGGAATTTTGAAGTTACAGGGTTAATTAGGAGCGTATgctccttttttatttttttgctgtTTCATGTCTTGATCAAGATATTTGCTTACCTTTATTATTGCTAGGAATGTTTCGTTGATTTCTTCCTTGATTTGTCTGTTGACCAGCTTTGGATCCTGCCGGAAAGCAAGCAACTCCGGGCCGCATTCAGCAACCTAAGGAAGCTGTCTATTCATGGCATATATGTTGAGTTTGACCTGTTATGGACAATAAATCTCCTTGAAGCTGCTCCGAGTGTTGAGATATTTGATATTGAGGTACTAATTTTACTTATTCCTTTCTCTCGATTGTTAGTTGAATAGATTTATGTATTTCCTTCCTGGTTATTGATATCATCGCTTGATAGATTTCAGAATAGAATCTCCTGGGAATACTAGCTACTATATGTACTTTATGTAATTATTAGGTCTTGGTTCTTGGATACAGGTGTTTGAACATCCATGTCTGGTACTATATTGGGAGCGCGTTGGCATTCAAAGAGTGAAACCTTCTTGGAAGGTGGCTGGGTTCACAAGCTGTAACAAGTGGAAACTCA contains:
- the LOC125538759 gene encoding F-box protein At4g22280-like — its product is MTSTVQSLLLSSMEQNNKPQDEDRLGALTDDILLSILGSVDLATAARTSALSTRWRSLPWLLPDLNLHVRDFLPAPCPDYPVAAGQQIYFYSQIPAQHIDEAMASLTRAARSFLRIKGSSRVSRTSLEIYLIGNYSHDIGPLVRDAIDNGMIKELDLTIADDKDYDCKGGDMLRKARDVDGFFSAYPNILPCLTRLQLYNLRFAEGDIHNVLFDCCKQLQHLSLEHCDVGDCSVWQVDAPNSVLRVLEVRYSYLKRLEVLCLPKLELLSWEAWMHCEPPLHFGYVPSLKELFLVCGADLEHSGFSLSQLLDGATEIHTLTLNFQGEKLWILPESKQLRAAFSNLRKLSIHGIYVEFDLLWTINLLEAAPSVEIFDIEVFEHPCLVLYWERVGIQRVKPSWKVAGFTSCNKWKLRELHVTNFSPLMEQHMLFVREVMDRAPNLKTVILKEDDEPCKDCEAMDALPNLVGGLFPRTKNEQETIAQQLRDNMVGSSSVKIIFKSIVSTVVF